cggtttgctggctagcgttggtgtttcagctgcccacgttttgcggtcatcagctattcctctagctcgataatctaccggcacttttgtgcaacgcgactcggaccggagcattccgggactttttttctctcagtttccccggattccaaccgcagcctctggacacttgcaccttgatttcgcagctagctagctgcataccgtgtgactattggcttacgtcgaccccggagctaactcaaatcatgctggagctagccagctgaggagttccatcaccatccggacccgcttctttgttgctgctgcagatacggaaccccaccgggccttcacgactgactgccgacgttatctgcccgagggatttatccaaccggcacctccgtcccggcgttacctgaacgctcatctgaggcccgctaatcgttagctgtcttatcggctgctatctgaacaaaaccccactacacggaacctaccgacggaaacgcacgaggtatctacaaacagacctccatcctatgctgctaccgatagccatatacccggccagctgtctggatcgccacgaccccaaccaacctctactcactggacccttatttatcactcgattaagcttgcctctccttaatgtaaatatgccttgtccattgctgttctggttagtgtttattggcttatttcactgtagagattctagccctgctctctataccatatccaaccctgcagttccaccacccacatatgcgatgacatcacctggtttcaatgatgtttctagagacaagatctctctcatcatcactcaatacctaggtttacctccactgtattcacatcctaccatacctttgtctgtacattattcctttaaactattttatcgcccccagaaacttccttttactctctgctctggtagctctaggcgaccaattctcatagcttttagccgtaccattatcctacttctcctctgttcctctggtgatgtagaggtgaatccaggccctgcagtacctggctccactcctattccccaggcgctctcttttgatgacttctgtaaccgtaatagccttggcttcatgcatgttaacattaggagcctcctccctaagtttgttttgttcactgctttagcacactctaccaacccggatgttttagccgtgtctgaatcctggcttagaaagaccaccaaaaattcagacatttttatccccaattacaatattttcagacaagatagaacggccaaagggggcggtgttgcaatctactgcaaagactgcctgcagagttctgttatactatccaggtctgttcccaaacaatttgaacttctacttttaaaaatccacctctctaaaaacaagtctctcaccgttgccgcctgctatagaccaccctctgcccccagctgtgctctggacactatatgtgaactgattgccccccatctatcttcagagctcgtgctgctaggcgacctaaatttgaacatgctcaacaccccagccaccctacaatctaagcttgatgccctcaatctcacacaaattattaatgaacctaccaggtaccaccccaattccgtaaacacgggtaccctcatagatatcatcctaacaaacttgccctccaaatacacctctgctgtttttaaccaagatctcagcgatcactgcctcattgcctgcatccgtaatgggtcagcggtcaaacgacctccactcatcactgtcaaacgctccctgaaacacttcagcgagcaggccttcctaattgacctggccggggtatcctggaaggatattgatctcatcccgtcagtagaggatgcctggtcattttttaaaaatgccttcctcaccatcttgaataagcatgccccattcaagaaatttagaaccaggaacagatatagcccttggttctctcctgacctgactgcccttaaccaacagaaaaacatcctatggcgttctgcattagcatcgaacagcccccgtgatatgcaacttttcagggaagccagaaaccaatgtacacaggcagttagaacagccaaggctagctttttcaagcagaaatttgcttcctgcaacacaaattcaaaaaagttctgggacaccgtaaagtccatggagaataagaacacctcctcccagcttccaaccgccctgaagataggaaacactgtcaccaccgacaaatccactataattgagaatttcaataagcatttttctacggctggccatgctttccacctggctacccctacccgggacaacagcactgccctcccctctgctactcgcccaagccttccccatttctctttctcccaaatacagtcagctgatgttcttaatgagctgcaaaatctggacccttacatatcagccgggctagataatctggaccctttctttctaaaactatctgctgaaattgttgccacccctattactagcctcttcaacctctctttcgtgtcgtctgagatccccaaagattggaaagcagctgcggttatccccctcttcaaagggggggacacccttgaccctaactgctacagacctatatctatcctaccctgcctttctaaggtcttcgaaagccaagtcaacaaacagattaccgaccatttcgaatcacaccacaccttctccgctatgcaatctggtttcagagctggtcatgggtgcacctcagccacgctcaaggtcataaacgatatcgtaaccgccatcgataggaaacaatactgtgcagccgtattcattgacctggccaaggcttttgactctgtcaatcaccacatcctcattggcagactcgacagccttggtttctctaatgattgcctcgcctggttcaccaactacttctctgatagagttcagtgtgtcaaatcggagggtctgttgtccgggcctctggcagtctctatgggggtgccacagggttcaattcttggaccgactctcttctctgtttacatcaatgatgtcgctcttgctgctggtgattctctgatccacctctacgcagacgacactattctgtatacttctggcccttcttttgacactgtgttaacaaccctccaggcgagcttcaatgccatacaactctccttccgtggcctccaactgctcttaaatacaagtaaaaccaaatgcatgctcttcaaccgatcgctgcctgctcctgcccgcctgtccaacatcactactttggacggctctgacttagaatatgtggacaactacaaatacctaggtgtctggttagactgtaaactctccttccagacccacatcaaacatctccaatccaaagtcaaatctagaattggcttcctattccgcaacaaagcatcctttactcatgctgccaaacatacccttgtaaaactgaccatcctaccaatcctcgacttcggtgatgtcatttacaaaatagcctccaaaaccctactcaataaattggatgcagtctatcacagtgccatccgttttgtcaccaaagccccatatactacccaccactgcgacctgtacactctcgttggctggccctcgcttcatactcgtcgccaaacccattggttccaggtcatctacaagaccctgctaggtaaagtccccccttatctcagctcgctggtcaccatagcagcacctacccatagcacgcgctccagcaggtatatctctctagtcacccccaaaaccaattcttcctttggacgcctctccttccagttctctgctgccaatgactggaacgaactacaaaaatctctgaaactggaaacacctatctccctcactagctttaagcaccagctgtcagagcagctcatagattactgcacctgtacataacccatctacaatttagcccaaacaactacctctttacctactgtatttatttattaatttattttgctcctttgcaccccattatttctgtctctactttgcactttcttccaatgcaaaccaaccattccagtgtttttttttagtttttattttacttgctgtgttgtactcacttcgcctccatggcctttttatatttttatttatttatttatacatatatctgtttgccttcacctcccttatctcacctcacttgctcacattgtatatagacttatttttttatttttttcactgtataattgactatatgtttgtttttactccatgtgtaaccatgtgttgttgtatgtgtcgaactgctttgctttatcttggccaggtcgcaattgtaaatgagaacgtgttctcaatttgcctacctggttaaataaaggttaaataaaaaataaataaataaaatgcgttatttcattgttttgatgtcttcattatttttcttcaatgtagaaatggttaaaataaagaaaaaccattgaatgagtaggtgtcctaaAACacttgaccggtagtgtagagcCTTCAGTGTTTATTTTCCGTGGCCTGTGGCCCCCCTTGTCTGAATTTGGTCAATATGTCCTCCAAAATACTTTATAGCCCACCGTGGTAAAGACTATACTTTCAGGAGTTAAACaacacaattaaaaaaaaaaaataccttgTTTGTCTCATTCTTCCAATCTAGTTAGTGAATTTATAAAACACAATATTTggtatttgtattttatattatGCCAACCATACAGGAAAGCATCTGGTGACAAAATAGCCAAAAACATAAAATTATGAATTAATTCAAGGTTTACAAATATGCCCAATCAATAGAACATTGTCAGAAAACAATAGTCTAAACCCAATGTCTCTACCATATATGGTCGAAAAGTTACCGACGATTTAACCTCAACACCAAATATGGAACACATACAACCAAGTGAATATACTactatgtatgcccgcgggcctcttgcctaagcactccctaggtgccttccccttccccccctgggaacaaatgaaacaggatAACAAACAACTTCAATAATCAAAACAGTGCGTCCTATTGACACACAGACATAATCAATAACCTCCCTCAGCAACAACTAACTCAGTTAATTACCCACAGCCATTGGCCTCCTCTCTCAGCAATCCTCTCTCAGCACAAATCTCTTTTCACAATCAATCTCCCTCTGCATTCATTCCTCTTTTTTTcctcctgaacagaacactggcttttatatagcTTCAGGAGGCTAATTTGATACAGCTgcgtcttgacgagggggcggggtcagctccaattagCCATGGAGTCGACCAATAagctgcttggggagaattcaggaagccatctcctgaaacacacacactcaaatacaaactacaacacagaaactggggaacgtaacaaaccAGCTAATGATTAATTCTATGTAATTTCTAATGACATCAGGCAAAGAAAACAACGTTTGGACATGAATTTCGTAGCTCCCTCTTGAATTGACCCTTTTTCTCTCTACATTGTATAGCAAGTAAGTGAATATATAAAACTAATATATGTCATTcatcagacacttttatccaaagcgacttacaataAAACCTGCTGTCGTTTATGTATGGGTGGtgacgggaatcgaacccactacacTGGCGTTGCAAGCATCATGCTCTAtcatggtcatgggtgcacctcagccaagctcaaggtcctaaacgatatcttaaccgccatcgataagaaacaatgcTGTGCAGCCgaattcattgacctggccaaggctttcgactctgtcaatcaccacatccttatcgacagactcaacagccttggtttctctaatgattgcctcgcctggttcatcaactacttctcagaaagagttcagtgtgtaaaatcggcTTCCTGtagtccgggcctctggcagtctctggggatgccacagggttcaaatctTGGGCTGAATCTCTTCTCTGTattcatcaatgatgtcgctcttgctgctggtgagtctctgatccacctctacgcagatgacaccatttctgtatacttctggcccttctttggacactgtgtcaactaccctccagacgagcttcaatgccatacaactctccttccgtggcctccaactgctcttaaatacaagtaaaactaaatgcatgctcttcaaccgatcgctgcctgcacctgcccgcccgtccagcatcactactctggacggttctgacttagaatatgtagacaactaaaaatacctaggtgtctggtaagactgtgaactctctttccagactcacatcaaacatctccaaaccaaagttaaatctagaattgtcttcctatttcgcaacaaagcatccttcactcatgctgccaaacgtaCCCTCgtgaaactgaccatcctaccgatcctcgacttcggtgatgtcatttacaaaatagcctccaacaccctactcaacaaattggatgcagtctatcactgtgccatccattttgtcaccaaagccccatatactacccaccactgcgacctgtaagctctcgttggctggccctcacttcatactcgtcgacaaacccactggctccaggtcatctacaagaccctgctaggtaaagtcccgccttatttcagctcgctggtcaccatagcagcactcacccgtagcacgagctccagcaggtatatctcactggtcatccccatagccaattccttctttggctgcctctccttccagttctctgctgccaatgactggaacgaactacaaaaatctctgaaactggagacacttatctccctcactagctttaagcaccagctgtcagagcagctcacagatcactgcacctgtacatagcccgtctataaatagcccaaacaactaccccatcccctactgtatttattttatttatgttgctcctttgcaccccagtatttctactttgcacattcatctactgcacattcatctactgcaaacctaccattccagtgtttttaattgctatattgtatttacttcgccaccatggcctatttattgcccttctacctcccttatctcacctaatttgctcacattgtatatagacttgtttttctactgtattattgactgtttgtttactccatgtgtaactctgtgttgttgtatgtgtcgaactgctttgctttatcttggccaggtcgcagttgtaaatgagaacttgttctcaacttgcctacttgGTTaactaaaggtgaaataaaaaaataaaaaatatcaacTGAGCTACGAAGAAGCACGTCGACGTCACTAGAATAATGACAAGCAATTTTAACGGATTCTAAAGGGAATCATAGAATTCCAAACTCATTTCTATGGAAACACAGTTGTCAATTTTGTAAACAATCATTTTCGAACGTGTGTTGCCAAGAGACATCAAACCGACGTTCTATGGAACGTTTTCTGTGCGAAAACAACTTCAGTTTGCTGCTGACAACAAACTTGTTTGATTTTTGACACCTGAGATAGAACAATCGACTGGAAAATGCCTGGGTGCTTTTCAAGACTGGCGGAGAGAGTGCGTGGACGTCGGCGGCCTAATGCGTCGACAGGTTGTTCAAATTAATTTGTGGCTTGTTTTTCTTGTCTTTTTCTGTTTTGCAGGGTTCGTGATTGTCGACAGGTGGACAGCGACTTCGAAGAGGGTATGTGGAGTTTAAAACTCTTATTTTACTACATTTAACAATGTCATTATAATTTGcgaaatgttgtgtatttctatAATTCAGACTTGGCAAAAATGCTTGTGCTAGAGATGTTGtatctagctagcttgctagctaacattaactttAGTAACTGTTGCTAAGCGATCGACTTTTGCTTCCTAGCTAGCTAGTATTAGCAATCTTGCTACGTTTTATGTCCTAACAATTGTTTATTTTATATTGCAATGTTCCTCATTTTAGAAACAACTGTACTGGATGAGGTCCAGTTGGATGTGCCATTGGATGATGTGCCAGATGTTCCACAGCTGCCAGTCCTCCTTGATGTCCAGAATGCTGCTATCATCCTTGAGGATGTGCCAGATGTGCAGACTATCCTTGAGGTACAATTTTCTGAAAGTTTGGGGTTTTATGTTTGAAAAATATCCCAGATATTCAAGTTGTGTCTCTTTGACATGAAACAAATCTCTTGTCTGCTTTCTGCTTTAGAAGGCCACTGGCAATTGGCAGTTGATTCCGATTAGGTTCAGCCCCCTGTACTGTGGGCCTGTTGTGATCAGGGTAAGAGACCCCCCACACGCAGTCACATCACGGTTACTATGTTTACAGTTTCcaacatgaatgtattgtaatgtgcaGAACAATGCCGGTCCGGTTGTTAAAGCTTGGAGAACTTTCCAGTTCATCAGCCCCATCATCACCTACATGCGTGGGGGATCCCAGGTATGTGTCTTTGTAACTTCCTAATCTATATTGTCAGTGTGTCACAGCGATTGCTGAAGTggttttgttgatgttgtcttgttgtttatctcaacagcaggtggtggtgaggatgcaccacGTTAGTAGGGTGAGAGGCCTGGAGACTCAACTGGTGTGGGCCATCTCCAAGGAGACAGCCAGGCTTAGTCCAAAGGGCATCCCCTACTGTGCCACCAAAGTGCAGTCCATCACTTGGATCCAGGTAAGACGTAAATACTACTGAAATAGTATTAAATTAGATTTTTCTTCACTTATTCCATTTGGCCTTaacatgtattctctctctgtcagcgtGTGGCTGGCAGGGTGACCCACTATGTGTCTCACCTCCGCCACGAGACGTCTGTGGACGTGACGCTTGGCTGCTACCAGGTAAATAAACGATTTCCTATGTATATAGACTAGACATTACTGGGCATTTTTGCATTAGATTTGGTGTGTTTTctaatattgtgtgtgtggtaaacaggtgtgttgtgtgttttgagcagcagactgatgtcTCAGTGGTGTACGCCACTCTCCACATGGGGCTGGACGGGCTTCTCTCCTCTTCAGCGTGGTCGGAGGCTGCCTCCTTCTCTACGCCCACCACTCAGCAGTTCACTGACCCAGAGCCTGAGGGCCACAACTGCTATAAGGTCAGAcgttacacacacatactattGACTAGGAGCATTAAGATCCTTCCATTGACCGATTGTTTGTTATGTCATTGCATTGGTCACTGATTTTGAATGCTTGTTTTGTTGTCGTAGGGCTGGGAGGAGGACCTGctgcctgaggagagggaggttccTCTGCTAAAGTGAGTTCCTCTAAATGTCTGTGTAGTCTGGGCTTGTCAGATGCTGAAGGATAGTGGTCATAATGCTGTTATCCCCCATTGACTCTAATGGTTGACATGCTCCATTCCCTCCCTTTCACAGCCTCTACCTTACCACCAAGAGAGTGGAGGACATCGCCCTGAGGCTCGTCTCCCTGCGCCAGGCCTTCACTGTGAGTGGACccacttttctttttctctctgtgacattcttgttctgtctcctagaggaaGATGCCTCACCCtaactcttccctcttccctagaCCCTGCTTGGTTCCACCCTGAGCAGGAACCATCTGTTTGTGGCGGGAAAGGTCCTCCTGGGCGCACTGGTTCAGGCCAACCACATGGTAACTCACTAATTCATTCTCTTTCAAGGGAAAGAGAGCGTCCCTGAGGGGAAATGTGTTCTGTTCACTAAGATGCTCTTTTCTTTGTCATAGGACGGGGCCAAGTTCATCCGTACTTATAACGACTTTGTGGACTACCTGAGTGACCCCTCCAAGCGGAATGACATTGAGAGGGAGCTGGCTGAGGCAAAGGTGAGTTCATTAACTCTTTCAAGTCTCACTGAGTTCTTCCACATGCATGTCTTTTATACATCACAGTAGCTGATCTATATGAAATCATTCTTATTTTCTCCAAACGTGTTTTCTTGTCCTAGATCCATCATGTGAACATGATAGATGTCGTCTTTGAGCTGGTGCTGTTTGGGATGATGACAGCTCAGAAGTCCCTGAGGGTGGTAAGTAGCATCTCACTGGTACATGTTTTGATATCTATTAGCAGTTTCACTTAAATTCCTCTTctcttctattctctcctcttttctcctcctttgTTTCCTTTAGCACCCCGGTGGGTTTGTGGAGCGTCTGTACGCTCTCCTGTACTCCTTCCTGCCCACTGCTGCCAACATGGAGCCAGAGGCTGACAGATACCTGCTGCTGCTCAATGTAAGAGTCAAGAGGTTACTTCCTGTTTACTTCCATATTCTTAGTGTACTTCCTTATTTCATGGTTAACCAggttccaatgtcattttaggggGAGTATTTCTAATTGTTTCTCTCCTCTTGATAAGCTAGTAACTCAGAGccattttctatgtgttgtgtggtgttctcTTCAGGGCGGGCTGATGGCTCTGCTAGATGACATGTTTGGCCAGCAGCTGGCCTGGTACtttaacccagagtctctggtcacGGAgctctccagcctcctggagtacCACTTGGAGAACCTCATGGCCAGCATGTAGTCCTACTGCAGGGACCAtactcctttctccttctctctctcttttgaagGAATTAAGGACTTGAAGTGCTTTGTTGATCCCTGATTAGTTAACACCCATTAATTTAATGtattctcttgttttctctccccACAGGATTCTTGTGACACTTTGCCACCCAAGAGGGATCCAGACACCAATGCACTACATTACTTTGCACTGAATttgacatttttaaataaaataagttGTAGTTCAAAAACATTTTTGTTTCCGTCTTTTCATCTATTTGATTTTATGACCATTTCCTCTTCCTAGAGGTATAATGCTAATATTAGATTATTACATGAACAATGATGCTTTATTATCTGCATATggaaataaaaaaacaatgtttAGTTGATTTACAGATACTACAGGCCCACACTTTATATGGTTTTGTACTGTGGTTTGTGATACTGTACTATTTAAAAACATGTAGGactacatacactgagtgcacaaaacattaggaacgtcttcctaacattgagttgcacaccctttttccctcagaacagcctcaattcatcggggcatggactctacaagctgcactaagcgttccacaaggatgctggcccatgttgtgtcaagttggctggacgtcctttgcgtggtggaccatttttgatacacatgggaaactgttgagcatgaaaaaaacagcagtgttgcagttcttgacacacttaacccggtgcgcctggcacctactaccataccccgttcaaaggcacttaaatcttttgtcttgtcgaatcaccctctgaatgacacacacaatccatgtctcaattctctcaaggttttaaaatctttctttaactccccttcatctacactgattgaagtggattcaacaagtgacatcaataaggggtcatagctttcacttggtcagtctgtcatggaaagagcatgtgtccTCAATGTTTTGTATTATCAGTGTGTGTAGTAACCTGGTACAGTATAACGTTTACCACTAGAGGGGGTAATTGCTTCAGTCTTGAATGTTACTTCTCCCTATCCCTACTCTACATTAACAGTCTGCCATTGTAGACTCCGGTAACTTGGGTATCTTAGTTTTTTATATTTGCCATTAATGTCTGAACCATTTACCATCTTTCCCACTGAAACCAGTAATGTtagcgttcatgtgagagagggTGTAGTAGTGCATACTGACCACTAGTTGGTGacacctagctcggctattagacttttctttagtaaaggttgaatagtcttgttcagctattagcccaacttgcaacaaattgctgttccttttttatattttataaataaatatattttattcataatacaaaaatcaacttacattgctacatcaaacatgtctagcaaaccaaacacaggtattaacaatgctcaaac
Above is a window of Salvelinus fontinalis isolate EN_2023a unplaced genomic scaffold, ASM2944872v1 scaffold_1125, whole genome shotgun sequence DNA encoding:
- the LOC129848707 gene encoding uncharacterized protein LOC129848707 isoform X2 produces the protein MRGGSQQVVVRMHHVSRVRGLETQLVWAISKETARLSPKGIPYCATKVQSITWIQRVAGRVTHYVSHLRHETSVDVTLGCYQQTDVSVVYATLHMGLDGLLSSSAWSEAASFSTPTTQQFTDPEPEGHNCYKGWEEDLLPEEREVPLLNLYLTTKRVEDIALRLVSLRQAFTTLLGSTLSRNHLFVAGKVLLGALVQANHMDGAKFIRTYNDFVDYLSDPSKRNDIERELAEAKIHHVNMIDVVFELVLFGMMTAQKSLRVHPGGFVERLYALLYSFLPTAANMEPEADRYLLLLNGGLMALLDDMFGQQLAWYFNPESLVTELSSLLEYHLENLMASM
- the LOC129848707 gene encoding uncharacterized protein LOC129848707 isoform X4, with the protein product MRGGSQQVVVRMHHVSRVRGLETQLVWAISKETARLSPKGIPYCATKVQSITWIQRVAGRVTHYVSHLRHETSVDVTLGCYQQTDVSVVYATLHMGLDGLLSSSAWSEAASFSTPTTQQFTDPEPEGHNCYKGWEEDLLPEEREVPLLNLYLTTKRVEDIALRLVSLRQAFTDGAKFIRTYNDFVDYLSDPSKRNDIERELAEAKIHHVNMIDVVFELVLFGMMTAQKSLRVHPGGFVERLYALLYSFLPTAANMEPEADRYLLLLNDSCDTLPPKRDPDTNALHYFALNLTFLNKISCSSKTFLFPSFHLFDFMTISSS
- the LOC129848707 gene encoding uncharacterized protein LOC129848707 isoform X1, whose product is MRGGSQQVVVRMHHVSRVRGLETQLVWAISKETARLSPKGIPYCATKVQSITWIQRVAGRVTHYVSHLRHETSVDVTLGCYQQTDVSVVYATLHMGLDGLLSSSAWSEAASFSTPTTQQFTDPEPEGHNCYKGWEEDLLPEEREVPLLNLYLTTKRVEDIALRLVSLRQAFTTLLGSTLSRNHLFVAGKVLLGALVQANHMDGAKFIRTYNDFVDYLSDPSKRNDIERELAEAKIHHVNMIDVVFELVLFGMMTAQKSLRVHPGGFVERLYALLYSFLPTAANMEPEADRYLLLLNDSCDTLPPKRDPDTNALHYFALNLTFLNKISCSSKTFLFPSFHLFDFMTISSS
- the LOC129848707 gene encoding uncharacterized protein LOC129848707 isoform X3 → MHHVSRVRGLETQLVWAISKETARLSPKGIPYCATKVQSITWIQRVAGRVTHYVSHLRHETSVDVTLGCYQQTDVSVVYATLHMGLDGLLSSSAWSEAASFSTPTTQQFTDPEPEGHNCYKGWEEDLLPEEREVPLLNLYLTTKRVEDIALRLVSLRQAFTTLLGSTLSRNHLFVAGKVLLGALVQANHMDGAKFIRTYNDFVDYLSDPSKRNDIERELAEAKIHHVNMIDVVFELVLFGMMTAQKSLRVHPGGFVERLYALLYSFLPTAANMEPEADRYLLLLNDSCDTLPPKRDPDTNALHYFALNLTFLNKISCSSKTFLFPSFHLFDFMTISSS